The DNA window GATCTTGCCCACGTCGTGCATCGGGCTCGCGGCGAGCAGCCGCGTGGAAAACTCCTGGTCGTATCCCGTGGCGAGCGCCAGCCGCTCGCAGTATTTGCTCATGCGCACCACATGCATGCCGGTTTCGTTGTCGCGGAATTCGCCCGCGCGCCCCAAGCGGCGAATGACATCGAGGCGGGCGTCTTCCAGGTCGCGATTGCGTTGAGCCAACTCGGCGGTGCGTTCGCGCACCTTGTCTTCCAGAATTTCCTTCTGGCGCCGGCGCTCGTTATAGAGCAGCCGCACCTCGAGCATATTCGCGATCCGGTTCATCACCTCGGTCGCGTCGAAGGGCTTGTTGACGAAATCCTTGGCGCCCAGTTCGAGAGCCCGGATCCGGGTTGTCCGGTCGGTTTGCGCGGTTAGAACCAGGACCGGCAGGTAATCGCCCGGGTCGGCTTTCTTCAGTGCCGCCATGACACCGAAGCCGTTCATGTGCGGCATGCGGATATCGAGCAAGATCAGGTCATACCGGTTGACCTCGCACAACGGAATAACGTCGCGGGGATCGGTCACGCCGGTGACGTTGGTATAGCCTTCGCGGTCGAGCAGCGCCTGCAGGAGCTGTACGTTGGCCTGATTGTCGTCGACGATCAGAATACGGGCGGATTTGGCTTCCCGTTGCCACAGCGGAGTCGGAACTATCGTGTTCATGACCGGCCCTTCAGAACGTCTCGCACGGTGCTCAAAAACTGGCCTACGTCAATCGGTTTGGTCAAGTAGCGGAAAAACCCTGATTGCGTTCCCCTCGCGATGTCATGGTCGGTGGCGTTGGCGCTGAGCGCCACGACCGGAATGGCGCTGGTGCAGGTGTCGCCTTTAAGTTTTTCAAGGGCTTGAAACCCGTTCATCCCCGGTAGGCCTATATCCATGATGATCATATCGGGTTTACGGTCGGCGGCGATCAACAAGCCAAGTTCGGCGTTGTCCGCCGTTAACAGTGTGACGCCGTTGATCGGTTTCAGAATCAGTTCCACCAACCGGAGATTTTCCGGGTTGTCCTCGACATAAAGTATGGTGCCGGCGGGAAACGGTATCGCTGTTTCCGCCTGAAGGCCCGGAAAACGAGCCCATTGGCTCTTCTGCGCGGGTTTATCTTGGCCGGCGGACAACGGCCATTCGACCCAGAACGTGCTGCCGACCCCGATTTCGCTTTCGAAGCCGATGGCGCCGTCCATCATCTCGACCAATTTTTTCGTCAGCGCTAGGCCGATGCCGGTGCCCTCGATCCCGGTCGCCTCGGCGCCGAGGCGGTTGAAGGGCTGGAACAACTCCGACTGCTTGTCGGGCGGAATGCCGGCTCCCGTGTCGGCGACGCTGACGCGGATTCGGCTGCCGGGAACCTCCGTGGCTTTCACGGTTACCCGGCCGCCCTCGAAATTATATTTCACGGCGTTGGACATGAGATTGAGCAGCGCCTGCTTGGCCCGTGTGTGGTCCGCCCGTATCAGAATATCCGGCTCGGGCGGTACGATTTCCAAGGCAATGCGGGATTTTTCCGCCGCCGGCGCGATCATGGTCCGCACCTCGTCGAACAGCGCGCGGATCGAGACACCCTCGATCGAGAGCGCAATCTTTCCCGCCTCGATCTTGGCCAGATCGAGAATTTCGGTGATGAGATCGAGCAGGTGCTGGCCCGCTTTAAGGATAATATCGACGTTGGAGGCCTGGATTTCCGTCAGCGGTTCCTTCGGGTTGTATTTAAGGAGTTGGCCGAACCCGAGAATGGCGTTGAGCGGCGTACGCAGCTCGTGGCTCATATTCGACAGGAAATCGGACTTGGCCCGGTTGGCCGCGTCGGCCGCTTCTCGGGCCTCGCGTAATTCCTGCTCTTCGTTCATGCGCTGGGTGATCTCGCGGGCCGCGCCGCGGTAACCCCGGAAATTTCCGTCGGCATCGAAGACCGGGCTGCCCCGGATCGAGGTCCAGCCAGTCGTGCCGTCGGGCCGGCGGTAACGGTAGCGCACGTCGCGGAACGGCCGGCGCTCGGCCAGGGCACGCCGATGGTGCTTCCAAAACTCCTCGTCGCCGGAAACGCGGACGGCAAAATCCTCGCGGCGCTTTCCCAATAGCCGGATTTTCGGGTGGCCGGTTTGTCCCGGGAACCCGTCGCTCAGGTAGGTAAATCGGCCGTCCGGGCCCGTTTCCCAGATCCAATCGGACGATATCTTCGCCAGCTCGCGAAAACGGTCCTCGCTCGCTTTCAGGGCTTCGACGCTTTCCGTGCGCTTTCGAAACGAGCTCGTCGCGAACGCCACCGACAGGATGATCAGCGATCCGCCGAACGCAAATGCAAGCCGCAAGGCCCAGGCGTTATCCGCCCTTACTGGCCAGCCGCCTTTCGGTATCGCCGCCAGCTGCCACGTCCCGTCGGGCAGACGCACCGACGCCAGTTCCGGGGCGGAATCGAATACTTCCGCTCGGCCAAAAAATAGTTCGCCCTTGGCGCCTAGGGCATCCTTGCCGCGGATGGCGATGTCGATGGGCATATTCGATTCGCGTAAACCTACAGCCTCGTACAGGCGTTCCTCGTCGATGACGGCGGAAATCACGCCCCAAAACGCCTTGCCCCGGTCCGGTCCGCGATCGACGAGAACCGGAAACCGGCCGACGAAGCCTCGGCCGCCCTGGACCAAATCGATCGGGCCCGCGAGAACCATCTCGCCGATATCGCGCGCGCGAAAGGCCGCTTCCCGTTGCGCGGGGTGATTGCCGATATCCAGGCCGAGCGCCCCTTCGTTGCCCCGGAGCGGGAAAACGTAGCGGACCACAAAATCGGGCGCGGCGCTGATGTTGCGCAACTGCCACGTTTCGGCGAGCAATGGGCCCGCCAAAGCTTCGAATCGTTCCCGGGACATATCGGGTTCTGTCGCAATCACCACCGACAGCCCCTTCACCAGGCTGGTATTGGCGTGGACGTACCCTTCCAAGCGGCTCCGGATCGCGGACAGCTTGTCGAACACGCTGGCGCGCTGACCGTTCATGAAATGCCGTTCGTTCAGGTGATCCGCGTACAGGCCCGCGAGAAAAATTCCCAATGCGGTCAGCGCCGCAGGAATGTAGGCGGCGAACGCCAAATGCTTGCGACCGCTCGATCCCGTCCGCCGGATTTCCGGTTCGGTTTTCGACGAAGGGGGCGCCGCGTTTCCGGCCGATGCCATCAACCGGTTCGTCAACTCGACGATTTGC is part of the Rhodospirillales bacterium genome and encodes:
- a CDS encoding response regulator; the encoded protein is MTGNDALKGGLARLKAEFAERLPGRLDEIESAKKAFADASGDARIAALKNLAGLAHQLAGSAGTFGYPDLGSAARALSDRSEEILESPASLDTGTVAQIVELTNRLMASAGNAAPPSSKTEPEIRRTGSSGRKHLAFAAYIPAALTALGIFLAGLYADHLNERHFMNGQRASVFDKLSAIRSRLEGYVHANTSLVKGLSVVIATEPDMSRERFEALAGPLLAETWQLRNISAAPDFVVRYVFPLRGNEGALGLDIGNHPAQREAAFRARDIGEMVLAGPIDLVQGGRGFVGRFPVLVDRGPDRGKAFWGVISAVIDEERLYEAVGLRESNMPIDIAIRGKDALGAKGELFFGRAEVFDSAPELASVRLPDGTWQLAAIPKGGWPVRADNAWALRLAFAFGGSLIILSVAFATSSFRKRTESVEALKASEDRFRELAKISSDWIWETGPDGRFTYLSDGFPGQTGHPKIRLLGKRREDFAVRVSGDEEFWKHHRRALAERRPFRDVRYRYRRPDGTTGWTSIRGSPVFDADGNFRGYRGAAREITQRMNEEQELREAREAADAANRAKSDFLSNMSHELRTPLNAILGFGQLLKYNPKEPLTEIQASNVDIILKAGQHLLDLITEILDLAKIEAGKIALSIEGVSIRALFDEVRTMIAPAAEKSRIALEIVPPEPDILIRADHTRAKQALLNLMSNAVKYNFEGGRVTVKATEVPGSRIRVSVADTGAGIPPDKQSELFQPFNRLGAEATGIEGTGIGLALTKKLVEMMDGAIGFESEIGVGSTFWVEWPLSAGQDKPAQKSQWARFPGLQAETAIPFPAGTILYVEDNPENLRLVELILKPINGVTLLTADNAELGLLIAADRKPDMIIMDIGLPGMNGFQALEKLKGDTCTSAIPVVALSANATDHDIARGTQSGFFRYLTKPIDVGQFLSTVRDVLKGRS
- a CDS encoding response regulator — translated: MNTIVPTPLWQREAKSARILIVDDNQANVQLLQALLDREGYTNVTGVTDPRDVIPLCEVNRYDLILLDIRMPHMNGFGVMAALKKADPGDYLPVLVLTAQTDRTTRIRALELGAKDFVNKPFDATEVMNRIANMLEVRLLYNERRRQKEILEDKVRERTAELAQRNRDLEDARLDVIRRLGRAGEFRDNETGMHVVRMSKYCERLALATGYDQEFSTRLLAASPMHDVGKIGIPDSILLKPGKLDPEECKIMETHVTIGADILDKNDAPLMRMAHSVALTHHEKWDGTGYPRKLKGEDIPIEGRIASLCDVFDALTSERPYKKAWPIEQALDLVRRESGAAFDPNLVAAFERVLPDILGLRTQYADGPEHDMDDYRARYDAALRSRGRASGP